The Bacteroidota bacterium nucleotide sequence GGTATATGGCGATAAAAATATTTGAAGATGTGATAGGGTGGCAGAAAGCACAAGATTATGTGGTGGATATATATGAAATATTTAGTGCTTCGAAGGATTTTGGGTTTAAAGATCAAATTTGTAGAGCTGTCATCTCCATCTCTAATAATATTGCGGAAGGCTTTGACAGGAGTTCCAATGCGGATTTTATACCAATTCTTAACCTATAATAGTTCTCCGCCTGTGGCGGATTTGGTTTGTAGAATGGTAATGCCGAACTACATCCCGAAAGCCCCGCTTAATCC carries:
- a CDS encoding four helix bundle protein; protein product: MAIKIFEDVIGWQKAQDYVVDIYEIFSASKDFGFKDQICRAVISISNNIAEGFDRSSNADFIPILNL